The Listeria sp. PSOL-1 genome includes a region encoding these proteins:
- a CDS encoding F0F1 ATP synthase subunit delta, translated as MMKDWEVASRYATAVFQVAEERGLIDTFSEELALIKQVLSENPDFVSLLENPTFTIVQKKELVGTVFKGLNELLQDFVFLLIDRGREDYLSSIADIYAKRVNDLRGIADADVYSVIPLSEGEKLALSQVFAQKLNKTKLNIHNHIDKSLLGGVKVIIGTSIYDDSLKTKLKDMERQIRA; from the coding sequence ATGATGAAGGATTGGGAAGTTGCAAGTCGGTATGCGACAGCTGTTTTTCAAGTAGCGGAAGAGCGCGGCTTAATTGATACCTTTTCTGAAGAATTAGCGCTAATTAAGCAAGTTCTGAGTGAAAATCCTGACTTCGTGAGCTTGCTTGAAAACCCGACATTTACAATCGTACAAAAGAAAGAGCTTGTGGGAACCGTTTTTAAAGGGCTAAATGAGCTTCTTCAAGATTTTGTATTTTTATTAATTGACCGTGGCAGGGAAGATTACCTTTCTAGTATTGCTGATATTTATGCAAAACGAGTAAATGATCTGCGAGGTATTGCAGATGCCGATGTATACTCTGTAATTCCGCTTTCTGAGGGAGAAAAATTGGCATTATCCCAAGTTTTTGCCCAGAAATTAAACAAAACAAAATTAAATATTCATAATCACATTGACAAGTCGTTACTAGGCGGCGTAAAAGTCATTATTGGAACGAGTATTTATGATGATAGTCTTAAGACGAAATTAAAAGATATGGAACGGCAAATTAGAGCTTAG
- a CDS encoding L-threonylcarbamoyladenylate synthase — MKTRFWKMDPKNRNKTIYQEAAELLRQGEVIAFPTETVYGLGADATNPEAVSKIYQAKGRPADNPLIVHIASQKQMNFISEIPEKAKKLMGNFWPGPITIVLPVKSGILAENCTAGMDTVGVRIPEHPVSLALLHEVGLPIAAPSANSSGRPSPTNAQHVAEDLTGKIAGIIDGGDTNVGVESTVIDCTIATPAILRPGGISVEAIEAIIGKVQSAKDTLKKEEAPKAPGMKYTHYAPKAPVYLIDGSLAFFKDTYERLTLAGEKVGLLISKELATSWPEQSKTTIVIGSKENRTEIAQHLYAGLRAFDHTDVTIILAETYKRTEIGDAVMNRLEKAAGGNYLSESKK, encoded by the coding sequence ATGAAAACACGTTTTTGGAAGATGGATCCAAAAAATAGGAATAAAACAATTTATCAGGAAGCCGCTGAACTTTTGCGTCAGGGAGAAGTCATTGCTTTTCCAACTGAAACCGTTTATGGACTTGGTGCAGATGCAACAAATCCTGAAGCCGTGAGTAAAATCTATCAAGCAAAAGGGAGACCTGCAGATAATCCTCTTATTGTACATATTGCCAGTCAAAAACAAATGAATTTTATTTCCGAAATTCCAGAAAAAGCGAAGAAACTTATGGGAAATTTCTGGCCAGGACCAATTACCATTGTATTGCCAGTAAAATCTGGAATTTTAGCAGAGAACTGTACTGCAGGAATGGATACTGTAGGCGTGCGTATTCCAGAACATCCAGTCAGCCTGGCCCTTTTGCACGAAGTAGGGTTGCCAATTGCTGCCCCAAGTGCAAATAGTTCTGGGCGTCCAAGCCCAACGAATGCACAGCATGTTGCTGAAGATTTAACCGGGAAAATCGCCGGTATTATTGATGGCGGAGACACTAATGTTGGTGTTGAATCTACAGTTATTGATTGCACAATAGCAACACCCGCTATTTTGCGCCCAGGTGGTATTTCGGTTGAAGCAATTGAAGCAATCATTGGGAAAGTACAGTCGGCTAAGGATACACTTAAAAAAGAAGAAGCGCCAAAAGCACCTGGAATGAAATATACGCATTACGCTCCGAAAGCGCCAGTTTATCTTATCGATGGGAGTTTAGCCTTTTTTAAAGACACATATGAGCGGTTAACTTTGGCCGGAGAAAAGGTAGGGCTTTTAATTTCCAAAGAATTAGCTACAAGTTGGCCAGAGCAATCGAAAACAACAATCGTTATTGGTAGCAAAGAAAATAGAACCGAAATTGCGCAACATTTATATGCTGGATTGCGTGCTTTTGATCATACGGACGTTACGATTATCCTAGCTGAGACTTATAAACGAACTGAAATTGGCGATGCAGTGATGAATCGACTTGAAAAAGCTGCAGGTGGAAATTATTTAAGTGAGTCAAAAAAATAG
- a CDS encoding thymidine kinase — translation MAQLFFRYGAMNSGKTIEILKVAHNYEEQNKPVVIYTSGIDNRDQVGVISSRIGLKRKAKPIFAETNIYEDVMQIEPKPYCVLIDESQFLQKEHIFQLAKIVDELKIPVIAYGLKNDFRNELFEGSKYLLLYADKIEEMKTICWFCAKKATMVLRVDNEGKPVYAGEQILIGGNDNYYPVCRRCHAHPPIE, via the coding sequence ATGGCACAATTATTTTTCCGCTATGGAGCAATGAATAGTGGCAAGACTATTGAAATTTTAAAAGTGGCGCATAATTATGAAGAGCAAAATAAGCCAGTTGTGATTTACACTTCTGGTATTGATAATCGTGATCAAGTAGGGGTAATTTCTAGCAGAATTGGTTTGAAACGTAAAGCTAAACCGATTTTTGCTGAGACGAATATCTATGAAGATGTGATGCAAATTGAGCCAAAGCCTTATTGCGTACTCATCGACGAATCACAATTTTTACAAAAAGAGCACATCTTTCAATTAGCAAAAATTGTAGACGAATTGAAGATTCCAGTCATTGCGTATGGATTAAAAAATGACTTCCGCAATGAACTTTTCGAAGGATCGAAATATCTACTGCTTTATGCAGACAAAATTGAAGAAATGAAAACGATTTGTTGGTTTTGCGCTAAGAAAGCAACAATGGTTTTACGTGTAGATAATGAAGGGAAACCAGTTTATGCTGGTGAGCAAATCTTAATAGGTGGAAATGATAACTACTATCCAGTATGTCGGAGGTGTCATGCACATCCACCGATTGAATAA
- the atpA gene encoding F0F1 ATP synthase subunit alpha, with translation MSIKAEEISSIIKQQIENYQGELKVSDVGTVTYIGDGIARAHGLDNAMAGELLEFSNGVMGMAQNLENNDVGIIILGNYTEIREGDEVRRTGKIMEVPVGEALIGRVVNSLGQPVDGLGKIATTGTRPIEAVAPGVMARKSVTEPLQTGIKAIDALVPIGRGQRELIIGDRQTGKTSVAIDTILNQADQDMICIYVAIGQKESTVRTAVETLRKNGALDYTIVVTASASQPAPLLYLAPYAGVAMAEEFMYNGKHVLIVYDDLSKQAAAYRELSLLLRRPPGREAYPGDVFYLHSRLLERAAKLNDTLGGGSITALPFVETQAGDISAYIPTNVISITDGQIFLQSDLFFSGVRPAINAGLSVSRVGGSAQIKAMKKVAGTLRLDLAAYRELESFSQFGSDLDAATRAKLERGKRTVEVLKQDLHKPLKVEKQVLILYALVHNFLDDIPVHDVLRFETEMNVWFDHNHPELLEEIRTTKELPEETKLNSALNEFKNTFVSSMEK, from the coding sequence ATGAGCATTAAGGCTGAAGAGATCAGCTCAATCATAAAGCAACAGATTGAAAATTATCAAGGCGAGCTAAAAGTGAGTGATGTTGGGACAGTTACCTATATTGGTGATGGTATCGCACGTGCTCATGGACTTGATAATGCAATGGCTGGAGAACTACTCGAGTTTTCAAATGGTGTTATGGGCATGGCTCAGAACTTAGAAAATAACGACGTAGGTATTATCATTCTTGGCAACTATACTGAAATTCGTGAAGGTGATGAAGTTCGCCGGACAGGGAAAATTATGGAAGTTCCAGTTGGAGAAGCACTTATAGGGCGTGTTGTTAACTCTTTAGGTCAACCTGTAGACGGCTTAGGAAAGATTGCAACAACTGGAACGCGACCAATTGAAGCAGTTGCACCAGGTGTTATGGCACGGAAATCTGTAACAGAACCACTTCAAACAGGTATTAAAGCAATTGATGCGCTTGTTCCAATTGGCCGTGGACAGCGTGAATTAATTATCGGCGACCGCCAAACAGGTAAAACATCTGTTGCCATTGACACGATTTTAAATCAAGCGGACCAAGATATGATCTGTATTTATGTGGCAATCGGTCAAAAAGAATCCACTGTTCGTACAGCAGTAGAAACTTTGCGTAAAAATGGAGCACTTGATTACACGATTGTTGTAACAGCATCTGCTTCACAACCAGCCCCACTTTTATACCTAGCGCCTTATGCTGGTGTTGCAATGGCTGAAGAATTCATGTATAACGGAAAGCATGTGTTAATCGTTTATGATGACTTATCAAAACAAGCTGCAGCGTACCGTGAATTATCTTTATTACTTCGTCGTCCACCAGGTCGTGAAGCTTATCCAGGAGATGTTTTCTACTTACATTCACGTTTGCTCGAGCGTGCAGCAAAATTGAATGATACATTAGGAGGAGGCTCAATTACAGCACTTCCATTTGTTGAAACACAAGCGGGAGATATCTCTGCATATATTCCGACGAACGTTATTTCCATTACTGATGGACAAATTTTCTTACAATCTGATTTGTTTTTCTCTGGAGTACGTCCAGCGATTAATGCAGGGTTATCCGTATCACGTGTAGGTGGATCCGCACAAATTAAAGCAATGAAAAAAGTTGCAGGTACGCTTCGTTTAGATTTAGCAGCGTACCGTGAGTTAGAATCATTTTCTCAATTTGGCTCTGACCTAGATGCAGCAACCCGTGCTAAATTAGAACGTGGTAAACGAACAGTTGAAGTATTAAAGCAAGATTTACACAAACCTTTAAAAGTAGAGAAGCAAGTACTAATTCTTTATGCGCTTGTTCATAATTTCTTGGATGATATTCCTGTTCATGATGTATTGCGTTTTGAAACTGAAATGAATGTATGGTTTGATCATAACCATCCAGAACTTCTTGAAGAGATTCGCACAACAAAAGAATTACCTGAAGAAACAAAACTAAATAGCGCACTCAATGAATTTAAAAATACATTTGTTTCTTCTATGGAAAAATAA
- the wecB gene encoding non-hydrolyzing UDP-N-acetylglucosamine 2-epimerase, with protein MKKIKVMSVFGTRPEAIKMAPLVLALQKQPDKFESCVVITAQHREMLDQVLDIFNIKPDVDLDIMQKGQTLTDITTRVMEGLNKVIAEEQPDLVLVHGDTTTSFAAGMAAFYQQTAIGHVEAGLRTWNKYSPFPEEMNRSLTGVLADLHFAPTQTAKENLLKENKPASHIFITGNTAIDALKTTVQVDYHHSILENLGDHRLVLMTAHRRENLGAPMQGMFEAIRDVIEQQEDVELVYPMHLNPAVREKAISILGGHNRIHLIEPLDAIDFHNFLKKAYLVLTDSGGVQEEAPGMGVPVLVLRDTTERPEGVAAGTLKLVGTDEETIKNEALKLLTNPSEHAKMSQATNPYGDGEASARILNAMLYYFDQDSPRPNDFLV; from the coding sequence ATGAAGAAAATTAAGGTGATGAGCGTTTTTGGCACAAGGCCTGAAGCGATTAAAATGGCGCCGTTAGTACTTGCTTTACAAAAACAACCAGATAAATTTGAATCTTGTGTGGTTATTACTGCGCAACACCGTGAAATGTTAGATCAAGTTTTAGACATTTTTAATATTAAACCAGATGTCGATTTGGATATTATGCAAAAAGGCCAAACATTAACGGATATTACAACACGAGTGATGGAAGGCCTTAACAAGGTAATTGCAGAGGAGCAGCCAGATCTTGTGCTCGTTCATGGAGATACAACAACGAGTTTTGCTGCTGGCATGGCTGCTTTCTATCAACAGACAGCAATTGGCCATGTTGAAGCAGGACTTAGAACATGGAATAAATATTCGCCATTTCCAGAAGAAATGAATCGAAGTTTAACGGGTGTTTTAGCAGACCTTCATTTTGCACCAACACAAACGGCTAAAGAAAATTTGCTAAAAGAAAATAAACCCGCCTCCCATATTTTTATAACTGGAAATACGGCAATTGATGCTTTAAAAACCACTGTTCAGGTAGATTATCATCACTCCATTTTAGAAAATTTAGGAGATCATCGCTTGGTTTTAATGACAGCACATCGTAGGGAAAATCTAGGTGCACCGATGCAAGGCATGTTTGAAGCCATACGTGATGTTATTGAGCAACAGGAAGATGTTGAACTTGTTTATCCAATGCATTTAAACCCAGCAGTGCGAGAAAAAGCAATTTCGATTTTAGGTGGTCATAATCGAATTCACTTAATCGAACCACTTGATGCAATTGATTTTCATAATTTCTTGAAAAAAGCCTATTTAGTTTTAACAGATTCTGGTGGTGTGCAAGAAGAGGCCCCTGGTATGGGGGTTCCAGTTTTAGTATTGCGCGATACCACTGAACGCCCAGAAGGAGTAGCTGCTGGGACGCTTAAGTTAGTAGGAACAGACGAGGAAACGATTAAAAACGAAGCATTAAAACTACTTACTAATCCTAGCGAGCATGCTAAAATGAGTCAAGCTACGAACCCTTATGGAGATGGTGAAGCTTCAGCGCGTATTTTAAATGCAATGCTTTATTATTTTGATCAAGATAGTCCTCGCCCGAATGATTTTTTAGTTTAA
- the prfA gene encoding peptide chain release factor 1 — translation MYDRLQAVENRYEELNELLSDPDIVSDAKKLRDLSKEQSGITETVEAYRHYKEVTSQLEETKELLSEKLDDEMREMAKEELAGLQTEKTVLEEKMNLLLVPKDPNDDKNVIMEIRGAAGGDEAALFAGDLFRMYSRYAENRGWKVEVMDANATGIGGYKEIIVMINGNGAFSRLKYENGAHRVQRVPETESGGRIHTSTATVAILPEAEDVEVDIQDKDIRTDTFASTGAGGQSVNTTMSAVRLTHVPTGIVVSMQDERSQIKNKEKAMKVLRARIYDKFEREAREEYAANRKSAVGTGDRSERIRTYNYPQNRVTDHRIGLTLQKLDQIMEGKLDEIVDALILEDRTSKLERLNDTE, via the coding sequence ATGTATGATCGTTTACAAGCGGTAGAAAATCGCTACGAAGAATTAAATGAACTATTGAGTGACCCAGATATCGTTTCTGACGCTAAGAAGTTACGTGATTTATCAAAGGAACAATCTGGCATCACAGAAACAGTAGAAGCCTATCGTCATTATAAAGAAGTCACTAGTCAATTAGAGGAGACAAAAGAGCTTTTATCAGAAAAACTTGATGACGAGATGCGTGAAATGGCTAAAGAGGAATTAGCGGGTCTTCAAACAGAAAAAACAGTACTTGAGGAAAAAATGAATCTTTTGCTTGTGCCAAAAGATCCTAACGATGATAAAAATGTCATTATGGAAATCCGAGGAGCAGCTGGTGGTGATGAGGCAGCGCTTTTCGCTGGCGATTTGTTTAGAATGTATAGTCGTTATGCGGAAAATCGTGGTTGGAAAGTAGAAGTGATGGATGCAAATGCTACGGGGATTGGTGGCTATAAAGAAATTATCGTGATGATTAACGGTAATGGGGCTTTTTCACGGTTAAAATATGAAAATGGAGCACACCGAGTGCAGCGCGTTCCTGAAACGGAATCTGGTGGACGTATTCATACTTCAACGGCTACTGTAGCCATTTTACCAGAAGCTGAAGATGTTGAAGTTGATATTCAGGATAAAGATATTCGTACAGATACATTTGCGTCAACTGGAGCTGGAGGGCAAAGTGTTAACACGACCATGTCAGCTGTACGCTTAACCCACGTTCCAACAGGGATCGTTGTGTCCATGCAGGATGAACGTTCGCAAATAAAAAATAAAGAGAAAGCAATGAAAGTATTGCGTGCGCGAATTTATGATAAATTTGAACGCGAAGCACGTGAAGAATACGCTGCTAACCGGAAATCAGCTGTAGGAACAGGAGATCGTTCTGAACGCATTCGTACTTATAACTATCCACAAAATAGGGTAACGGATCATCGTATTGGTTTAACGTTACAAAAGCTTGATCAAATCATGGAAGGAAAACTTGATGAAATTGTTGACGCGCTTATTTTAGAAGATAGAACAAGCAAACTGGAGCGTTTGAATGACACAGAATAA
- a CDS encoding ATP synthase subunit I, with protein MLESPIKLYRRHQKYLMVLIVFCFLGWFLTPYVHIFLGLKLGIIIGWFNHWLLMRRTQAMTETANTNRQVHGTGMAVRMSSALLATIIATELPGYFHIYSMAIGLGIVYAVIFLDFVVCSSYRKKKVKK; from the coding sequence ATGTTAGAATCACCTATTAAGTTGTACCGCAGGCATCAGAAGTATTTAATGGTTCTTATTGTCTTTTGTTTTCTCGGTTGGTTTTTAACGCCCTATGTACATATATTTTTGGGCTTGAAACTAGGGATTATCATCGGTTGGTTTAACCACTGGCTGCTTATGAGAAGAACACAAGCAATGACAGAAACGGCTAATACAAATCGACAAGTTCATGGAACAGGGATGGCGGTACGGATGAGCAGCGCTTTACTTGCTACCATAATTGCAACTGAGCTGCCAGGGTACTTTCACATTTATAGTATGGCTATTGGACTTGGTATTGTCTATGCTGTTATTTTTCTGGATTTTGTTGTTTGTTCCTCTTATCGAAAGAAAAAAGTAAAAAAATGA
- the atpB gene encoding F0F1 ATP synthase subunit A — translation MEENFPVVKFLGLSFNLSNIVMITITCLVVLGIAIICTRNLKRRPTGKQNFIEWVMDFVRGIIGSNMDWKTGGRFHVLGITLIMFIFVSNMLGVITSIAIHDEVWWRSPTADPIVTMTLAIMILALTHYYGIKMRGFKHYFTATYFSPMKFLFPLKLVEEFANTLTLGLRLYGNIFAGEVLLAIIATQLAHINFFVGVLAIIPALAWQGFSVFIGAIQAYIFTMLTMVYMSHKVSDEH, via the coding sequence TTGGAAGAGAATTTTCCCGTCGTTAAATTCCTTGGACTGTCATTTAATTTGTCGAATATTGTTATGATTACAATCACTTGCCTTGTTGTATTAGGCATTGCCATTATTTGTACACGAAATTTAAAACGACGTCCAACCGGCAAACAAAATTTTATTGAATGGGTAATGGATTTTGTGCGCGGTATCATTGGAAGCAACATGGACTGGAAAACAGGTGGAAGATTTCACGTGCTGGGTATTACATTAATTATGTTTATTTTCGTATCAAACATGCTTGGTGTTATTACTTCCATTGCAATTCATGATGAAGTGTGGTGGCGTTCACCTACAGCAGATCCAATCGTAACGATGACACTTGCGATCATGATCCTTGCACTTACGCATTATTATGGGATTAAAATGCGTGGATTTAAGCACTATTTCACCGCTACCTATTTTAGCCCAATGAAGTTTCTCTTTCCACTAAAGCTCGTGGAAGAATTTGCGAATACATTGACACTTGGTTTGCGGCTTTACGGGAATATTTTTGCGGGAGAAGTTTTACTAGCAATTATTGCAACACAACTTGCGCACATTAATTTTTTTGTTGGTGTATTAGCTATTATTCCAGCGCTTGCATGGCAAGGATTTTCAGTGTTTATTGGAGCGATCCAGGCTTATATTTTCACCATGCTGACAATGGTTTACATGTCACATAAAGTAAGTGACGAGCATTAA
- the upp gene encoding uracil phosphoribosyltransferase: protein MANVHVIDHPLVQHKLTMIRDKSTGTKAFRELVDEVATLMAYEITRDMELKDVEVETPLQVTKARSLAGKKLGVVPILRAGLGMTDGILKLIPAAKVGHVGLYRDHDTLEPVEYFVKLPSDVEERLFIVVDPMLATGGSAIMALDCLKKRGAKNMKFMCLVAAPEGIKALQHAHPDVDIYVAGLDEKLNEDGYILPGLGDAGDRLFGTK, encoded by the coding sequence ATGGCAAACGTACACGTAATCGACCACCCACTTGTACAACACAAACTAACAATGATTAGGGACAAATCTACTGGAACAAAGGCATTCCGTGAGCTTGTCGATGAGGTAGCCACACTTATGGCTTATGAGATTACCCGTGATATGGAATTAAAAGATGTCGAAGTAGAAACCCCATTACAAGTGACAAAAGCAAGATCCCTTGCTGGGAAAAAATTAGGTGTCGTTCCCATTCTTCGTGCTGGACTTGGCATGACAGATGGTATTTTAAAGTTGATACCAGCTGCCAAAGTTGGGCATGTTGGCTTATATCGCGATCATGATACACTTGAACCAGTTGAATATTTTGTCAAATTACCTTCTGATGTTGAAGAACGGCTTTTTATTGTAGTTGATCCAATGCTTGCAACAGGTGGTTCAGCGATTATGGCTTTAGATTGTCTAAAAAAACGTGGCGCTAAGAATATGAAATTCATGTGTTTAGTTGCTGCTCCAGAAGGAATTAAAGCTTTACAGCATGCGCATCCAGATGTAGACATTTATGTTGCTGGTTTGGATGAAAAATTAAATGAAGACGGTTATATCTTGCCTGGACTTGGCGATGCAGGGGATCGTTTATTTGGCACAAAATAA
- the glyA gene encoding serine hydroxymethyltransferase, translating to MSELEKQDQDVFAAIRLELGRQRNNIELIASENFVSKAVMEAVGSVLTNKYAEGYPGKRYYGGCEYVDIVENLARERAKQLFGAEYVNVQPHSGSQANMAIYQAALNPGDTVLGMNLSHGGHLTHGSPVNFSGILYHFVEYGVSQETKQIDYDSVRELALRHQPKLIVAGASAYPRSIDFAKFREIASEVGAYLMVDMAHIAGLVATGVHQNPVQYADFVTTTTHKTLRGPRGGMILAKAEWETKLNKAIFPGTQGGPLMHVIAGKAVAFQEALQPEFKQYCKQIIKNAKQLATTLEEEGVSVLTGGTDNHLLLIDLQNLELTGKEAETILDQVGITVNKNTIPFESESPFVTSGIRVGVAAITTRGFDEEATSKVGKLIAQVLHNTQDEAILKDVKQQVSALTSEYPLYPND from the coding sequence ATGAGTGAGCTTGAGAAGCAGGATCAAGATGTATTTGCAGCAATACGGTTGGAACTTGGTAGACAGCGAAATAACATTGAATTGATCGCCTCAGAAAATTTTGTAAGTAAAGCAGTTATGGAAGCAGTGGGCTCTGTTTTAACGAATAAGTATGCAGAAGGATATCCGGGGAAACGTTATTATGGCGGTTGTGAATATGTGGATATTGTGGAAAATCTTGCTCGAGAGCGTGCTAAGCAACTATTTGGTGCTGAATATGTCAATGTCCAACCTCACTCTGGTTCCCAAGCAAATATGGCAATTTATCAAGCTGCATTAAATCCAGGGGACACGGTGCTTGGAATGAATTTATCTCATGGCGGTCATTTAACGCATGGAAGTCCTGTTAATTTCAGTGGCATTTTATATCATTTTGTTGAATATGGGGTAAGCCAAGAAACAAAACAAATTGATTACGATAGCGTTCGTGAGCTGGCTCTTAGACATCAACCTAAATTAATTGTTGCAGGTGCCAGTGCTTATCCCCGTTCTATTGATTTTGCCAAGTTTCGTGAAATCGCAAGTGAAGTGGGCGCATATTTAATGGTAGATATGGCACATATTGCCGGTTTAGTCGCTACAGGTGTTCACCAAAATCCTGTCCAGTATGCTGATTTTGTTACAACAACAACGCATAAAACGTTGCGAGGCCCACGAGGCGGAATGATTTTGGCCAAAGCAGAATGGGAAACAAAGTTGAATAAAGCTATTTTTCCAGGAACTCAAGGTGGACCACTTATGCACGTGATTGCCGGAAAAGCAGTTGCGTTCCAGGAAGCCTTACAACCTGAATTCAAACAATATTGCAAACAAATTATCAAGAATGCAAAGCAATTAGCAACTACTCTTGAAGAGGAGGGTGTATCTGTTTTAACTGGTGGAACAGATAATCACTTACTTTTAATTGATTTGCAAAATTTGGAATTAACAGGAAAAGAAGCTGAAACAATTCTGGATCAAGTGGGTATAACCGTTAATAAAAATACAATTCCATTTGAATCAGAAAGCCCATTTGTAACAAGTGGCATTCGTGTTGGTGTAGCAGCGATTACAACAAGAGGTTTTGATGAAGAGGCGACAAGTAAAGTCGGTAAATTAATCGCTCAAGTTTTGCATAATACGCAGGATGAAGCGATCTTGAAAGACGTCAAGCAACAAGTATCTGCTTTAACAAGCGAATACCCATTATACCCTAACGATTAA
- the atpE gene encoding F0F1 ATP synthase subunit C: MSLGVIAAAIAVGLGALGAGIGNGLIVSKTVEGVARQPEARSMLQTIMFIGIGLVEALPIIAVVIAFMVLNK; this comes from the coding sequence ATGTCTTTAGGAGTTATTGCAGCTGCGATTGCAGTAGGTTTAGGTGCGTTAGGTGCAGGCATCGGTAACGGTTTAATCGTATCAAAAACGGTCGAAGGTGTTGCACGTCAACCCGAAGCACGTTCTATGTTACAAACAATTATGTTTATCGGTATTGGTTTAGTTGAAGCTCTTCCAATTATCGCTGTTGTTATCGCGTTCATGGTACTTAATAAATAA
- the atpF gene encoding F0F1 ATP synthase subunit B — MLQPHLVMGAAFTMGDSLFTLFTFAVLLVLIRIFAWKPLMKIMKEREEHIASEIDSAEESRNQAESLLAEQKDVLQKARIEAQTMIENAKQLGEKEREEIIKTARTESERLKEEAKDDIKREKEDAITALREQVGSLSVLIASKVIEKNLDEKSQNELIQNYIERLGDHK; from the coding sequence GTGTTACAACCACATTTAGTAATGGGTGCTGCCTTTACAATGGGTGATAGTCTTTTTACGTTATTTACATTTGCCGTTTTATTAGTGCTTATTCGCATATTTGCTTGGAAGCCTCTAATGAAAATAATGAAAGAACGTGAAGAGCATATTGCTTCTGAAATTGATTCAGCCGAAGAAAGTAGAAATCAAGCGGAAAGTTTGCTTGCTGAACAAAAAGACGTTTTGCAAAAAGCCCGTATTGAAGCCCAAACAATGATTGAAAATGCCAAGCAACTTGGCGAAAAAGAACGCGAAGAAATCATTAAAACGGCGCGTACAGAATCGGAACGCTTGAAAGAGGAAGCTAAAGATGACATCAAACGTGAAAAAGAAGATGCCATTACAGCACTTCGTGAACAAGTCGGCTCTTTATCTGTTTTAATCGCCTCCAAAGTCATTGAAAAAAATCTTGATGAAAAATCGCAAAATGAGCTTATTCAAAACTATATTGAAAGGCTAGGCGATCATAAATGA
- the prmC gene encoding peptide chain release factor N(5)-glutamine methyltransferase — protein MTQNKPTIGSCLKEAAEILKARHLDLNAAEILLETRMGLKRTELWMKLNEEIHSAEAHQFKEDFKRYLQGEPVQYILETAPFYGRDFWVTPDVLIPRPETEELVLLAENWLVKTDATKVLDVCTGSGIIAITLKKCFPDLTVVASDISSRALCVAKENARRLEADVAFKKSDLLDVFLDSSERFDVVVANPPYIAESEKAFMTDYVLHHEPPLALFAKKNGLAIYEQLIHNLPQVVKEQYWIAVEIGYTQGEAVKELFKKSFPQADVIVHKDINQKDRIVVCSNMLV, from the coding sequence ATGACACAGAATAAACCAACGATTGGTTCATGCTTAAAGGAAGCCGCTGAGATTTTAAAAGCGCGTCATTTAGACTTAAATGCCGCTGAAATCTTACTTGAGACAAGGATGGGGCTAAAACGAACAGAGCTGTGGATGAAACTAAACGAAGAAATTCATTCAGCTGAAGCGCATCAGTTTAAAGAAGATTTCAAGCGTTATTTACAAGGTGAGCCCGTGCAATATATTTTAGAGACGGCCCCTTTTTATGGTCGTGATTTTTGGGTGACACCTGATGTGCTTATCCCACGGCCTGAAACAGAAGAACTTGTGTTGTTAGCAGAAAATTGGCTAGTCAAAACAGATGCTACGAAGGTATTAGATGTTTGCACAGGTAGTGGGATTATTGCGATCACGTTAAAAAAGTGTTTTCCTGATTTGACTGTTGTGGCTTCTGATATATCTAGTCGGGCTCTTTGCGTTGCTAAAGAAAACGCTCGGCGCCTTGAGGCTGACGTTGCTTTTAAGAAATCGGATTTGCTTGATGTCTTTTTGGATAGCAGTGAGCGTTTTGATGTGGTTGTTGCTAATCCGCCATATATCGCTGAGTCAGAAAAGGCATTCATGACAGATTATGTCCTTCATCATGAGCCTCCACTTGCTTTATTTGCGAAAAAAAATGGTTTAGCCATTTATGAACAACTTATCCACAACTTGCCACAGGTCGTAAAAGAGCAATATTGGATTGCTGTTGAAATCGGTTATACTCAAGGTGAGGCAGTAAAAGAGCTATTTAAAAAAAGTTTTCCACAGGCCGATGTGATTGTCCACAAAGATATTAATCAGAAAGATCGAATAGTTGTTTGCTCAAATATGTTGGTATAA